One window of Kosakonia cowanii JCM 10956 = DSM 18146 genomic DNA carries:
- a CDS encoding flagellar hook-length control protein FliK yields MIIRHSLPASPVDAGRQTASASSAQEEGHFAGELKKQLSSGEAQETRQHGAPQDKVKKPADKKAQLADAMPATQALPADLLTQAATTLTMPLDASATTADALLAQGVQTAQADLAALPQVSADPTLAAAVPASPLLAAALPVEPQAGDPLTQVNFTAVLDNEKPTQDLPAGVKPQPTRPEAQPAMPVTESAVEGKAQSLTPADSSTQPTTPVAAPVSESLTQALHNLKSAEPVATPHIVAQAAPVTATAPATAIATSTVATATLQAEVGTPAWQQSLGQQIAVFSRNGVHHAELRLHPEELGALQVSLRVNNDQAQVHFVSESHHVRAALESAMPNLRTMLEESGISLGQSSVGADTSSSAGDAHSGHTSGQGKSESGQGDLSVSSEEESPVITRVMHYSRGINTFA; encoded by the coding sequence ATGATTATCCGACATTCACTCCCGGCCTCGCCCGTTGACGCGGGACGTCAGACCGCTTCCGCGTCCTCCGCGCAGGAAGAGGGGCACTTCGCTGGCGAACTGAAAAAGCAGCTCTCATCAGGAGAGGCTCAGGAAACCCGGCAGCACGGTGCGCCGCAGGATAAGGTGAAAAAACCTGCTGATAAAAAAGCGCAGCTCGCTGACGCCATGCCTGCGACTCAGGCTTTACCTGCCGACCTGCTTACCCAGGCGGCGACTACCCTGACGATGCCGCTTGATGCCTCTGCCACCACGGCGGACGCGCTGCTGGCGCAGGGCGTGCAGACGGCGCAGGCCGATCTGGCGGCACTGCCGCAGGTGAGTGCCGATCCGACGCTGGCTGCCGCCGTACCGGCAAGCCCGCTTCTTGCCGCGGCGCTGCCGGTTGAGCCGCAGGCTGGCGATCCGCTGACTCAGGTCAATTTCACCGCCGTGCTGGATAATGAAAAGCCGACCCAGGATCTGCCTGCTGGCGTTAAGCCGCAGCCGACACGGCCCGAGGCACAACCCGCCATGCCAGTAACGGAGAGTGCCGTTGAGGGTAAAGCGCAATCGTTAACCCCTGCTGATAGCAGCACCCAGCCGACTACGCCTGTGGCGGCCCCCGTCAGCGAGAGCCTGACGCAGGCGCTGCATAACTTAAAAAGTGCCGAGCCGGTAGCCACGCCGCATATCGTCGCTCAGGCCGCACCAGTGACGGCGACCGCTCCCGCAACCGCGATCGCCACCTCAACCGTTGCAACCGCTACGTTACAGGCGGAAGTCGGCACCCCGGCCTGGCAGCAATCTTTAGGTCAGCAGATTGCCGTCTTTAGCCGTAACGGCGTGCATCACGCCGAGCTGCGCCTCCATCCGGAAGAGCTGGGCGCGTTGCAGGTGAGCCTGCGGGTGAATAACGATCAGGCGCAGGTGCATTTTGTCTCCGAGAGCCATCACGTTCGCGCGGCGCTGGAGTCGGCAATGCCGAACCTGCGCACCATGCTTGAGGAGTCCGGTATTTCCCTCGGGCAGAGCAGCGTGGGCGCAGACACCTCCTCTTCGGCAGGGGATGCCCACTCTGGTCATACATCCGGACAAGGAAAGTCTGAGAGCGGGCAGGGCGATCTGAGTGTTTCCTCCGAGGAAGAGAGCCCGGTCATCACGCGCGTTATGCATTATTCGCGCGGAATCAACACCTTTGCGTAA
- the fliJ gene encoding flagellar export protein FliJ, whose amino-acid sequence MMASQNPMDVLRELAEKKLNDTTTRLGSARQTHLNETARLDQLKTYAQEYREQMQSTIVDQGVSIMALQAHQHFLTSLDGVVAQQVRRVSASQYTVDNVQEAWRKDKQRLNAFEALKNRADAQRLLKENRLEQKMMDEFARRASQRNK is encoded by the coding sequence ATGATGGCGAGCCAAAACCCGATGGATGTCCTGCGCGAGTTGGCAGAGAAGAAACTGAACGACACCACGACCCGCCTCGGTTCGGCGCGCCAGACCCACCTTAACGAAACCGCACGACTCGATCAGCTTAAGACCTATGCGCAAGAGTATCGCGAGCAGATGCAGTCGACGATTGTCGATCAGGGCGTATCGATTATGGCCCTACAGGCGCACCAGCACTTTTTGACCTCGCTGGATGGCGTCGTGGCGCAACAAGTCAGGAGAGTATCTGCCAGTCAGTACACGGTGGATAACGTGCAGGAAGCATGGAGAAAAGATAAGCAGCGGCTGAATGCTTTCGAAGCACTGAAAAACCGTGCCGACGCACAGCGATTGTTAAAAGAGAACCGACTGGAACAGAAGATGATGGATGAGTTCGCCCGTCGCGCCAGTCAAAGGAATAAATAA